A single Lactuca sativa cultivar Salinas chromosome 8, Lsat_Salinas_v11, whole genome shotgun sequence DNA region contains:
- the LOC111916849 gene encoding uncharacterized protein LOC111916849, translating to MASDNEERKHRRSSDDESEEPSKRRKHRHHRRRHHRHHSRKHDKHEDRREEGEEETTDMPPPPLPLLSSANSQPDYDMEEGEILEEDGADVGVKKTADSDAESGEIKMETHGALVVPNHSHLKEESLSKEDNSNGHMRSVSPGGNDNIKTLYDEDHETRAHKKHPSNDNHLKTHKDSSRNHAHERSREDVSTTSRSRSHEQGRERSRSRSISHGASRLETHKEDIEYYTSRKHSGDADIERTNKPSKDYKHGSRDLIRDKERERSSSHSRHSLQVDKHHSRDPGERIREGSRDRERDRDRGRDLKEIERDRMKKKEAEVERLNKSNKDSERYRDRERDRERERERERDRDNRDRRERERWDLERDSRSRRNYDYNDRNNDYKHHRPEETDYRDRTRKYDGQKGESHKGAPSDVDIEKTKREEADEEMYQERSSLQIEEDEEEDLNRIKEESRRRRQAILEKYKTKSLKQQQQQPVPQLEDTSKANSGTLEGQGELSDSNTGDTPFSVGRSPPQNGVERTSGTGGLGEGTPKSERSNGDDIFGESPPHARERKEERSNDMFTDDIFGESPTGVRKPGKGDGLAIQRSGLQDNWDDAEGYYSYRFGEVLDSRYEVLAAHGKGVFSTVVRAKDLKAGSTDPEEVAIKIIRNNDKMYKAGLEELVILKKLVGADMEDRRHCVRFISSFKYRNHLCLVFESLHMNLREVLKKFGRNIGLKLTAVRAYAKQLFIALKHLRNCGVLHTDIKPDNMLVNDAKNVLKLCDFGNAMFAGKNEITPYLVSRFYRAPEIILGLTYDHPVDMWSVGCCLFELYTGKVLFPGATNNDMLRLHMELKGSFPKKMLRKGAFTEQHFDSDLNFVAIEEDPVTKKTVKRLVNMKAKDISSIVMSSPGEDLKMVANFKDLLEKIFILDPDKRLTVHQALSHPFITGK from the exons ATGGCCAGCGACAACGAAGAACGTAAGCATCGTCGTTCATCTGACGACGAATCTGAAGAACCCTCGAAACGCCGTAAGCACCGCCATCACCGCCGCCGACACCACCGTCATCATAGTCGAAAGCACGACAAGCACGAAGACAGACGTGAAGAGGGCGAGGAAGAAACCACAGATAtgcctcctcctcctcttcctcttctttcgtCTGCTAATTCTCAGCCCGATTATGACATGGAAGAAGGAGAGATTTTGGAAGAGGATGGCGCTGATGTCGGGGTGAAGAAGACTGCAGATTCTGATGCCGAGTCTGGAGAAATCAAAATG GAAACCCATGGAGCTTTGGTAGTGCCCAACCATAGTCATCTTAAGGAGGAAAGTTTAAGCAAGGAGGATAACAGTAATGGGCATATGAGAAGTGTTTCCCCTGGTGGAAACGATAACATAAAGACCCTTTATGATGAGGATCATGAAACAAGGGCCCACAAAAAACATCCATCTAATGACAACCATTTGAAAACACATAAAGACTCATCAAGAAACCATGCACATGAAAGAAGCCGAGAAGATGTTTCTACTACTAGTAGATCTAGGTCTCATGAGCAAGGTAGGGAGAGGTCACGTTCTAGAAGCATTTCTCATGGAGCATCTCGCCTTGAAACACACAAAGAGGATATTGAGTATTACACAAGCAGGAAACACAGTGGGGATGCTGATATTGAAAGGACAAATAAGCCCTCGAAGGACTACAAACATGGGAGTAGAGATTTGATAAGGGACAAAGAAAGAGAGCGTAGTTCTAGTCATAGCAGACATAGTCTACAAGTAGATAAGCATCACAGTCGAGACCCTGGAGAGAGAATTAGAGAGGGCAGCAGAGATagggagagagatagagatagagggAGAGATTTGAAAGAGATTGAGAGAGATAGAATGAAAAAGAAGGAAGCTGAAGTGGAAAGGCTTAACAAAAGTAACAAGGATTCAGAGCGATATAGAGACAGAGAAAGAgacagagaaagagaaagagaaagagaaagagacagGGATAATAGAGACAGGAGAGAGAGGGAAAGGTGGGATTTAGAGAGAGATAGTAGAAGTAGAAGAAACTATGATTACAATGATAGGAACAATGATTACAAACATCATAGACCTGAAGAAACAGACTACAGAGATAGAACTAGGAAATATGATGGACAAAAGGGTGAAAGTCACAAAGGTGCACCTTCAGATGTAGATATAGAGAAGACTAAAAG GGAGGAGGCTGATGAAGAGATGTATCAAGAAAGAAGTTCTTTGCAAattgaggaagatgaagaagaagatcttAATAGAATAAAGGAGGAAAGTAGAAGGCGTAGACAAGCCATTCTTGAAAAGTACAAGACTAAATCATTGAAACAGCAGCAGCAACAACCTGTGCCTCAATTAGAGGATACAT CTAAAGCAAATTCAGGCACTCTTGAAGGTCAAGGTGAATTGTCAGATAGTAACACAGGAGACACTCCATTTTCAGTTGGAAGATCTCCTCCACAAAATGGCGTTGAGAGGACATCTGGCACAGGTGGACTTGGAGAGGGTACTCCAaag AGTGAAAGATCAAATGGTGATGATATATTTGGGGAATCTCCACCTCATGCACGTGAAAGG AAAGAGGAAAGATCAAACGACATGTTCACTGATGATATATTTGGAGAATCACCAACTGGAGTCCGAAAACCT GGAAAAGGAGATGGTTTAGCCATTCAAAGAAGTGGTCTTCAGGATAACTGGGATGATGCAGAAGGCTACTACA GCTACCGTTTTGGAGAAGTACTTGATAGCCGATATGAAGTTCTTGCAGCACATGGGAAAGGTGTGTTTTCAACAGTGGTTCGTGCAAAAGATCTGAAAGCAGGATCCACTGATCCAGAAGAAGTGGCAATAAAAATCATCCGCAACAATGACAAAAT GTATAAGGCTGGATTGGAAGAGCTGGTGATACTGAAGAAGTTAGTAGGTGCTGACATGGAGGACAGGAGGCACTGTGTGCGGTTTATTTCTAGTTTCAAGTATCGGAATCATCTTTGTTTAGTTTTTGAGTCTCTTCATATGAATCTTCGTGAAGTATTAAAGAAGTTTGGTAGAAATATTGGTCTTAAACTAACTGCTGTAAGGGCCTATGCAAAACAGCTCTTCATTGCTCTAAAACACCTTAGAAACTGTGGTGTCCTTCATACTGACATCAAGCCTGATAACATGCTG GTAAATGATGCGAAGAATGTTCTAAAGCTTTGTGACTTTGGGAACGCCATGTTTGCTGGGAAGAATGAGATCACACCATACCTTGTGAGCCGCTTTTATCGTGCCCCTGAAATAA TTCTAGGTTTGACTTATGATCACCCTGTTGACATGTGGTCTGTTGGCTGCTGTCTGTTTGAGCTCTACACTGGAAAAGTTCTCTTCCCTGGTGCCACAAACAATGACATGCTTCGCCTTCACATGGAACTCAAAGGCTCTTTCCCTAAAAAAATGCTTCGAAAG GGAGCGTTTACCGAACAGCATTTTGATTCGGATCTTAACTTTGTTGCTATAGAGGAGGACCCTGTTACCAAGAAG ACTGTGAAGAGATTGGTTAATATGAAGGCGAAAGATATCAGTTCAATTGTTATGAGCTCACCTGGAGAGGATCTGAAAATGGTAGCAAATTTTAaggatcttttggagaagatatTCATTTTGGATCCTGATAAGAGGCTAACTGTACACCAGGCATTGAGTCATCCATTCATCACTGGAAAATAA